One Palaemon carinicauda isolate YSFRI2023 chromosome 5, ASM3689809v2, whole genome shotgun sequence DNA window includes the following coding sequences:
- the LOC137641399 gene encoding signal transducer and activator of transcription A-like has product MSQAPIDSAGGGCKAQPPHNVVVYMAGEGGGQNGGPGGGGGGGVQGVPRALITPNPVKPTNPHMANGFRLSNPLHQKQLYNGVDGVTNCYPASQALQYLPGGNYITTVTVQQSQQQQVQQQQQQQQQQQQQQQQQQQSGRQQNVQQLQQQQSQPQQQNQAGFMQVNNIGKNNAMMNMSNQMMNNQVMSNNSNSNNNTSNNNSNNNNNNSNNNSNALVVARPRTSSRCDSVRSETAESSCSSLSSDSQNEQQQQHHQQQLENLQQQQHQPYQQYMNNYPNYMASQPAAANNISGMHPGVYNTTGNQNTSIVQSFQQVNAVQHVQMQGGQLQIMHQYNYVQQGQQQQSCMMQTQGPCTMQVMQGQNMPAHNMNMHGQANMNVMPNINMNLQQQGNNMAGGQYHMGHGPNVMAQPATACHGNAHVNMGQYPVQQPQQL; this is encoded by the coding sequence ATGTCCCAGGCACCAATAGACAGTGCTGGTGGTGGATGTAAAGCCCAACCACCGCACAATGTGGTGGTCTACATGGCAGGTGAAGGCGGAGGCCAGAATGGGGGACCGGGTGGAGGCGGCGGTGGGGGCGTGCAGGGGGTGCCCCGCGCCCTGATCACGCCGAATCCGGTCAAGCCCACAAATCCGCACATGGCCAATGGCTTTCGTCTGTCGAACCCATTGCATCAGAAGCAACTCTACAATGGAGTGGACGGGGTTACCAACTGTTACCCTGCGAGTCAGGCTTTGCAATACCTACCAGGTGGCAATTACATTACCACTGTCACCGTACAGCAATCACAGCAGCAGCaagtccaacaacaacaacagcaacaacagcagcagcagcagcagcaacaacaacaacagcaaagtggaAGGCAGCAGAATGTGCAGCAGCTTCAACAACAACAATCACAACCACAACAGCAGAATCAAGCTGGTTTTATGCAAGTCAACAATATTGGCAAAAACAATGCCATGATGAATATGAGTAATCAAATGATGAATAACCAAGTGatgagtaataatagtaatagtaataataatactagtaataataatagtaataacaataataataacagtaacaataatagtaatgcatTGGTGGTTGCTCGTCCAAGAACTAGTTCGCGGTGTGATTCAGTGAGGTCGGAAACGGCCGAGTCTAGTTGTAGCAGTTTAAGCTCCGATAGTCAGAATGAACAGCAACAGCAGCACCACCAACAGCAACTTGAAAATctacagcagcagcagcaccaacCGTACCAGCAGTACATGAACAATTATCCAAATTATATGGCATCTCAGCCAGCTGCAGCCAATAACATCAGTGGTATGCACCCGGGTGTGTACAATACTACCGGTAATCAAAACACCAGCATTGTACAAAGTTTCCAGCAAGTGAACGCTGTGCAGCATGTACAAATGCAAGGTGGCCAGCTGCAGATTATGCACCAGTACAATTACGTTCAGCAAGGACAGCAACAGCAGTCCTGCATGATGCAAACTCAAGGGCCATGTACAATGCAAGTTATGCAAGGACAGAACATGCCGGCACACAACATGAACATGCATGGACAAGCTAACATGAACGTCATGCCCAATATCAACATGAACTTACAGCAACAAGGGAACAACATGGCAGGGGGTCAGTACCACATGGGCCATGGTCCCAATGTTATGGCACAGCCTGCGACTGCTTGTCATGGCAATGCCCACGTAAATATGGGCCAGTATCCAGTCCAGCAGCCACAGCAGTTGTAG